The window AGAGACGTGGTATTGACACGTGTGTTCTATTAACTTAACCTTacgtttattaaaaagttttattttttaatataaaaactaacGGACTCTTTTtaagtgtttattttaaatcagtaaaaataaatacaaatagcTTTCGCAAAACCTCCGATTCATTTCGCCTTTACTATAGCGGTTAGATTGGCCTACAAACAAACTGCGCACCCCGTATCGCATCGTCCGCCATCGATATCGCACAATTGCGCCTAATTCTCATGGCGTATGCACATTACTTCGGATTTGTGCCTGTTGGTGGCCACAAAGGTTCGATAGCGGCAAAATGATCGCATTCAAACATTCACGGACACATAATCAACCCCCGCGTCCCCGCCATAGACATACGACGACGTAGAGCGGTCtccgaatttaaaaataaaaaagtaggtacagtAGAATGCAAATAATCTATGGTTTTGGGTTGTATGTAGAGGAGGTCATTGTTTCTTTGCATACGATagtacaaaacattttttattttgtagtacatacatacacatacatacatacaaataatcacgtccatattccttgcagggtagacaaagtcaacagtctggaagaactgataggccacgttcagttgtctTACTTGATGAAGAATTGAtgttcatatagtgacaggttgctagcccgttgcttaaaagaagaaagccAAAGGTCTCGGAAAAACTGAACATTCCGCTGGATGGATTAGTAATGAAACTAAGATCCAGATAGTGACAGACAAAAAGTGAAATCacaagtttaatttattttcttttacaatctgcgcggGATGAGAAGCATTTGGTAcgctatattttttcttcgctaccaggcattgaataaaatatgaagtgatcctattcaAAAATTCTGAGAACTACACGGTAAAAGCCATTTCTATTGCCTCATATTATTCCGATATCTACGATCACACTGTGAAATGAGCACGAGTGCGCCACGCGTCGGCTCGCGGTTTATCTTCTCTATCTTACCTCGCGCGTGCGTGTGACACTTGCATAGGGTCATAATGACCTCTTACCAACATGCAATTTATCCTTCAAGCCCCATTGAGCGGCAATCGCAGAGAGCAACGCTTGAACTGGTTAAATAAATCTGGTATAAACAATAGTTACTGAATAGTTCATAACTTTTAATGGAAAATAGGAATTCCTAGTTCTTAAAAGACTATATCTTTAAATCGTAAATTGTCCCAACTCAAGTTCCTACTAAATCATATTTCTTAAACTGGGGTTCTTCTTCTTGGGAATCTCGACATCTTTCCAAcgataattaaaacttctcaCTATAATATTCTTCCATTTTTACAGCCTCATTTTAACCGTTGTAAAAAGCCCCACTGTTTAACCctgtcttctttttcttccgTACTAGAATCTACGTGCAAACAGTGGCAGCACATCGCTAATAATGAAAGCTATACAGAGAcaccgccccggcttcgcctCCAATAACCCGTACCGTAAATACCTGCATACCACGCGCTCCACGCCGCTCATTTGTACTccgatattttaataatcgcATATTTTTATACGGGTCGTAGGCAATAATGATATTGGGGTATTTTCGGAAAAgccaataatgtttttaattaatattatgccTACTTTTAGATGGAGTACTGTGAGACGCGAATATACTCAAAATTAGATGCTGAAGAGACCTAGCCAAGTATAGAGGTGGCTGGAAGAATTTATTTAGGTCACCCAGTCCAcaataagaagaagaagtcaCAATTACTTATGAAACTTTTACCTTTGTATtcctttaattatataaaatattgtaggtAAGTTTTACCTTTGTTTACCATATGCTAAAACCtcgttaataaaaaatattggcttattttctaaataaataaaatgcgtaGTTTAAAACTGCAACTTTAAATATCTAAGTAACTATTTAAATGATGTTAATCCATGCGCTAATATCTTGACTCTTCTCTCGACTGAATAAAAGGTGTAAGATTTCGGGTATTCAGGGATAAGGGATATTCATATAACACACAGGCGGCAAGATATGATAAATTGATAAAGTAGTAAGTTCAAATCTATTCTTATATTAACTATACAATTTATAATGCAAATATTTATGATTAGGCACAAGTACAAAACATAGCAATTCTCTAGAAATCCTATTTTTGTCGGGTAACAGTAACGTACGTCGCGCGCATCCCACAGCCTCCGTGTCttcagaattttaattaaattgttcaTTGGCTCAATTATATCGATTATTAAAAGCGTCTACATCGCTCCACTCTGCGTAAGAATTGGTTTATATTGTTCATCACATGTGTCTTTCATCTCCAGTTTATAATATAGAGGGTTAGCTAATAGTTTCAGCGTACAGTATAAAGAATACATCTAATTACATGTTACCGCCTCACCACGTACATTATGGCTTTCACGGAGTCCGATCATAAAGCCAACAATTAAAAATGCTTTTGAAAATGTGCTAATGAGAGCTTCCTCCCTTAAGAAAACCCCGGGGCACCACTTATAACCACGATCCTAACTAACTGAATTAagcaaatttttatacaaagcgaCTACCTTCTGAACTTCGCAAGCTTTTTAGGGGATCATGGTATCCACATATAACATATGCACTTTTCTAAACGTGCATGTTTCGTCACGATGTTTTACCTCACCGCAAGAATTTGTACTTAGTAGAAACTAATAAACTAAGAAAAAActaatacgagtacatatatatgggCGGCGtactatttgtatttattattataaatatttataaaaatatttataataataaataatgattgtgaaattttattagtggcatgttaaaaattatttaattcatgtGCTGATTTAAAAATTGTCGATTTCCTGTTCGCTtagtatttatgtttaaattctGTAATCAATtacctaattaattatttaattatatttacatgctaaagatatttatcatatttatttcttgtttttaatgtaaaaatggattaataaaagttaaatttattgtgaATCACATGTTGTGTTGCGTAGGCAAAATAGTGATGGGAATGGTGGAGTTGTTTGTCATTTAGTATTTAAGTCTGATCGACATTTCAGTGTGATTATTCGATATTGAATTGTTTATGAGATCGTTATTATGtcctaattataattaaaagttactAGTGTGAGTGAATAGTTTTCTTTATACTCCTGGTATGGAACCTATCGATCACTAGGTATGCTGGAACATCGCCgacatataaataactaatataCTACCTcggaaaataatcaaaaaatcATTGACTCGCTTTTTTATCCCCGACCACCGACCACCGAAGTTTTTACGAAGGTATTCTCCATTTACTAACTTATTTAAacgtaaattaaattatgcatTGTATACTGTGAGGATTATGTTTTTGAGAGAGAGCAGTAAGTATATTACCTTCGTGGCTAaagtttattacaattaaatattatataggcCGCGCATATTTGTGGTAACAACTGACAGAACAGATAAATATTGcaactattttaatatgttaaaacaTATGTATCTAGATTTATTATAACGAAAGAAGGGTAAAGTAGAGGGAACCAGATCATGCGGCTGATCACCTATGCGTTGGAGTACAATCAGCAATAGGAAACCGGCTATCAGATCAGACAGTTTGCTAACAGGGAGAGATATTGGAAGACGGGAGAAAAGCTGTGACTGCCTTCTTGTAAGCACGACTACTCTGCCAAGAGCGAAACGACAAATAAGAACGACTGGTGAagatgttacaaaaataatttacaaggTACTATTAAATCTAATCTGCAAACGGCCTAAACTCTCGCCACGTGTAGGTCGACATATAACCTACATCATAATGTTTTCATAACAATCTGTTTATCAATAATTAGTTAacgaaaaatacatttactgGGTACTTGTAACCCGACTAATACAATTGCAAGAACTAAACAAATAACAGGTAACACACTCCagatataagtaggtactcatGCAATTGTTAGTATTCCTGTAATTGCTTGTTAGCGATACCTTGTTATTTGCTCTGAGAATCGAGAATTATCGATAAGCGCCACTATTCTTGCAACATTATTGaaggtaaaaacaaaataagtaaagaATTTTCGCGTATGAAGTCATTTCATTCTGGTTATATCTCCTTGCACCTCGAACATTAGATACTTACTAAACCAATATATTATTCGCACAATATTACTTAGAAATGCTCTCTGGCATAGTTTTTAAAAAGCAGTCGAAGAAGCTTCAGGAAATGACGGTAAGTTAAAAGAAGATAGAAACCTATCCAAGGGGAAGGCAAGCTTTTTCTCCAATGTCAAAACAGGAGTGTgagaatataaaacaataaatcctTTGTTTCACATTACTCTTCTATTTGTGGATATTTCTCGCTTATTCCACTTTCCACAATTTCGattgaaatttttcattcGAACATTTTGTTGattgttgtttttatatatacatacatacatatgatcacgtctttatcccttacggggtagacagagccaacagtcctgaaaagactgataggccacgttcagctgtttggcttaatgatagaattgagattcaaatagtgacgagttgctagcccatcgcctaaaagaagaatctcaagtttataagcctatcccttagtcgccttttacgacatccatgggaacgagatggagtggtcctattcttttttttattggtgccgggaaccacacgtttttattatctttatttgttttgatacTATTGTAGTCGGTTTAATTCCTATCTATTTACGCTTACTGAAGTAGGTTCATTTTGCATCATACATACAAGGTACAGTTACGAATTAAGGGCAATTAGCACCGGCTATAAATTGCCTTATTGGTATCATGGTCAGCTCCCAGGGGCGTCATCAATGTCTAATTTATTGCTTTTCTTGCGCTTGCCGGCAATTTAAGACATCAAGAGTGATATATTTGTATGCTCTATGGCTTGAAGATTTATAAGGTGGAGAGAACTTCAGGcctatttttgttacaattcAGTATCAttgtaataacaataaagcCTTAGTCTATACGGTACCTACGGCCTATTATTATTGAGTTTTCATTTACAAATGCACCTACGTAATAGTAGTGGTATGCTCGGTAACATACGCCAAGTAGTGATTGCCTAACTAACAGAAGAGTTTTTCACCTTATATACATAAGGGACTGCCGGTTTAACTTAAATCCATTAATTTTTCaagatgtaaaaattaaacctaagaaatcaagaaaatttaaattcatactCCCTTCCACTTCGAATTCTGCGCAGCTCTGCGACACAAATCTTGGCTTAAACGTTTACCGTTCCTTATTGGCATATTAAACGGCAATAACTTAGCATATACAATTTGAATATGTCAAAATGTCGATAAGAAGTTGGGAACACATGTTAGCGTTGTGGAAACTTTAAATGCGGGTAAGGAGCGATCAATCACCAACAATGGCAAGCCAGTAGCACCCCGGGGAAAAAAGTTGAACGGGTGTACCTGATTTATAGCCGTTGTTGGAATTATCGCCATTTGCAATTCTTGCCGCGACTACGACTTTAGATAACGAGTTTGGACTATTTTGTGTGTGTGGTATGATGGCGCAGATTAATTAGCTGTcttaaattaagtattaattaaaaggAAGCCAACGTAGAACATTCTATCGAAACACTtaagaattgaattgaaaagaAGTTTGGTGAAATAGGGTTGTGCAAATGAGCAACTGTTCAGTCCGATAAAGAAACAGCTCGGTAGTAGGTAGGTGAAATTTACATATGTTTAAGCAGTATAtctaacttaaatataatttattgattttatcgGGTACCTAGTAGTACCTAACAGAAATCTAATCTTTGTAAGAAGGTAATAAGCAATCATACAATCGTGGTTTTAGGTCCAATAGTCACTAAACTAAccacttttattataatttacggTATCTACCTACTCCCATAGATGAAATTTATACCACACAGCTTTTGTTGCCTCGGGCGACGACAGACGAGGCCCCGGGGACGTCGAACATCGCCGAATTCAGAGTATCGAAATGCGGAAAAATTAAGATGGTTTCTTAGTATAGAAAGCTATAAAAACTACTCATATCGATTTCGATAAAATTGTGCGTAATCAACATCTTAGTTAATTACATGAGTGTATTTCTGAAACTGAAATACCACGGGAAAAGTTGCGAGTCAAAAgtacttagttttaaataggAAAAATTTAGGTGCTGAAATCTATATATGTAAAGAGAAATCAGAATATCTAGTGCCATATTACTGCGAATTTTATATCTCCAATTTAGGCCAATGTGCCATTTCATTCTATCGAGGTAGATTATATGTGCAATTCCTAAAAACAATAACTTTCAGATTGCAGCTAAGAGAAGATTCTGACCCACACAAATTGGTTTTACTTCTATTACTATGAATACAATCAGATTTTTCTTCTGATCTTCACAACACGTACAAAGTTATTCTTTACAGCACCATAAAAAGATGTTTAGGTACATCATGAAACAAACAGTAATTTCCAAGGTGATTGCAAACGAATTGCGGTGATGAAAAGTTGCTTCCAATGCTATCTACTGCCCTTATGAGCCTCAACTTAATCAAAGGAGCATATAACGACATTAATACTATACTAATCGTAAAACACGCAATCACAAACAGTTTTCACCGTAATAAAGGACCTAACCGTAATCAGCGGGTCGACCCTTCGTGTGGCCATACCAAGACACATTACGCTTCATGGCTCTTCGGCGTGACGGCGGTGGAACTAAACTACTTCGCTATTATCTTAAAGTTAACCCTGCCGTTTACGATCCTTATTTGTGGTTGTGACTTCAACTCGATGGCTGCATAAAGCCGTGTTCACATGTTTAACAAGTTGTGAATGAAACAGAAGTCTTCATAAATTAACGATTGCTTCTGAAACTCTGTGAAAGTTTTGGTTGCACCTCCAGCTGAGGTCCAACTTAGAATACTCAAAGGTGGGAGATGACAAGTAAGGCCGCTTAtctataacaatatttttaaatttgagatCAATACCTACAAACCACAATTTTGTACCTCAgcgaaattttttatatttactaactTAAGTTTTGCGGGATGGCAATGTCTACTTTTGCTAATCTTAAGTAAATTAGAATTTAAACATATCAAGATCATACTAAGAATGACATAACACTGCCGGTTATAAAGGGTCAATTGGcatttactaaaattttaGTCGCTAAAATGGGATAATATGAACACATCTTGAGGTTACATGGAGTATTTACTCACTGGAGAAGGCATACGAACTTTGGATTTTATTCAGACCAGTAAAATGATTTATCGTTTACGATTGACCCGTTTTAAGCAATAAAAGAGATCAGTatgttttaaatgaatatcCTCTCCAAGGCACCATGTACGTAAGTAACTACTTGTACTATCTAAACAGAATGCTAACGATTGAACAAGCGACCtacttaaagaaaaacaatccTCGATAGAAGTTAGAAGAGATGTACAGTACATGTAGTCTCCATTCAGTATTTCCTCTAGGTTATAACTACGGGTCTGCATCGGCAGTCGTCTCGGAATGAGATGCGACGCCGATGGCCGATTTGCGTCGCCGCCTTGCCGCCGCGGCATCCCTCCTTTATTGACCCATTACAACGATGTCGAATTCGATTAACACCGGTAACCGTGTGGAAACAAAGTATTTTAGTATCCACATACCTATTTTCTAAGAAAAAGTATGTAGTTTTTTACAAAGTTGAAATTTTCTATACTATGTGTTATTATGATCCGTGTCACATGGGAAAATGCAATGTTAAAAGAAACGAAGCACGTACAGAGCAAGAAAAGTGTTCACAGGTGCGTCTATAGCGCCTGTAATACAGAACCATAGAACACTTAAAAAGATGTAGactattatttcaaaaagtcCACTTCCTCTGGTAACTATTACACACTTTCAATTGTCACAATGCTTGACATTGAGGTTGTCAAGCAAATATCggtcaaaaaatattaaaaaaaattcaaataagcatttaaaaaaatttggttaaattttaattaaaaatatgtagccTAGACATATTCTTCCTTTACAAAGGTAGGTGCTGTTCGAAATATCATCCACAATGTTTGTTCTCAAGAGACTTCCCAAACTTTTGTGCACGAAATGTATCACGACTCCTGTGAGAAACTGCGCAGTGTCTGTAATAGGAGGTGCAAGCGATATTGGACAAACGTTATGTATGATGTTGAGAGCCCAACCTACCGTGTCAAAACTGATCATTTACGACAAACCTGATATAATCAATGGTGTCCTGATGGATCTGTCACACATACCTACAGACGCTCACCTCAAGGGCTACATAGGAGAAGAAACATTAGACAGGGCATTGAAAGAAGCAGACCTTGTGCTAGCGGTCGGTGCTGTACCAGATAAGACCACGTCAAAAACTCAATGCACATTAAAGAATACGGAATTGATCAAAACACTTGCGTACAAATTATCAAAACTGAAAACAATGCCATTTGTTGGTATCACTGGAGATCCTCTTAATGTTTTAGTGCCGATGACGTCGGAAATATTAAAGAACCACCAGGTGTATGATCCTAAAAAACTCTTCGGAATAACAACAATAGATTCGATAAGGGCGCAGACTTTATACGCGCTGCACAATCAATGGAACCCACGCGAGTGTGTAGTCCCTGTAATAGGTGGACATTCGAAAGACTCAATAATCCCATTGCTGTCTCAAGCTAAGCCTTACTGCGACATGAACGGCAAATCAATCCACGAGCTGATAGCAAAGATCCGACGATCTGGAGACTACGTTACTGAAGCGAAAAAAGGCCGTCCTCCCACTTTATCTATCGCGTACAGTATCCTTATTTTTGCTCGGGGCATTTTGCATGCTTTAAGCGGCGGAGTATCGAAAGTGAACGCATTTGTCGAAAATAATGACTTCGGCACAGGATTTTTTGGTGGACTGGTAACGGTTGACGACACAGGCGCCATTGATATGCAACGATATTCTCATCTTTCACAATACGAGTGCTATTTACTAGAACGGGGCATTGAAAATATCAGGAAGGATGTGTTGAAAGGGAAAAGAATTTTGGATTTAGCCTAATATGCATTCAAAATacttaacaaacaaatatttttataaaagtaattcaATCATGTTCAACATAAAActgtacttttaaataaaaaattaaacgacaATTTCACATCATCcttgtttattatacaaaataagtaaAGTATTAACAACCAAGGATAACTTAATCATATCACAGAGAACTCTAATGTCAATTCTTTAATCTAACTAATTGTgaaacgtaataaaaaaaaaaggaaaaataatacagtCAACTACACATACACTTAGACCTACTACATTGAAACAATACTGAACACTTTGTTTTTGGCTATCCGTTGATCAAATTTGATTTacctaaaatataatataggtacttatttccatataattttcgccgataaaaatatttgtaaaaaaaacaatgatatgagttatttacatattaatcCATTGACACAGGCGTAAATCTATTTGCCCGTATCCATTgccttataaaatataataggttTTCTAATGATGCGctaaattcattaaatttccACCTGTTTGTAaaagtcttattttattataatcaaacaaaacatgttgtaattataacatacctagtatatataattttatctattaaGTAAGAAGCAAAAGAAGTCAAGTTAgacaaagacaaaaataactttttaatgtcAGTCTTGTCTAGGGAGCTCAACTCAAAAGCATTACAGGAAATCCTCAACTTGGcacgaaaatataaaaaatatgtggcTTTTGGACAAGTGATCAGATTCTGAGGAGCAGATATTTCTTAGAAacctataaaatgtatttgaagaaaaaataaataaatattatatttaaattattacggaaatgtgttaatttatttcatgaaTAACATCCGACCACATAATCACAAGgtgagaaaatataataagtttaaaatataatcatcattcaatcaatttaatattttaattttattatttaattcaaagaaaaataaatcttgatcaactgattaaaaaaaactatttttgccaaaatacattttttggaAGAACATAAATTTCCTTTTacgtaagtaagtacctagtatatacatatgttgcCGGAAAATGAATTAACCAGAGATTTCGCGAAATACCTAGGAATATCACGGCATATGttgaatattcttatttatgacGCCTTCTTACTAAAATAGTCAGTGATATATCGTTTCACTAAATTAAATCTAGTGAACTGTTAGAAAAACGGATACCTCCGAGTAAAAATAGTCCAATGTAtctctctccctctctctACCCAAACGGACACAAATGGGAGCGGAAGAAAGCCGccgtggaagcggccgccgcgtcaCGAATATGAGCGAGGGCAGCCCATGCTCCTGGCAACGAAGCGGTAGacgatggcaccgtgtggttttagtaggttcaagccccacataacccgtccGGCTTCCCGTACccggccgggtagacgaaggtctttccacacgtaaaaaaaaggttaggttgggttaataattatgtaagtacttttaaaaggACTTAGCACGAACctttttcattctttatttcaCTAGATTTAGATGAGTGAAATGATATATCActagattgaaatagtattttgtcatatcactaataattttttagcAAGAAGATGTATTAAATAGGAATATTCACCATCTTCCGTGATTTCGTGGTATACCTAGGGAtttcgtgaaatctctgatatCCTCATTTCTCTGCGACATATACAAAACTTGTAAATATTAACTAGTGGCACAAATAGTGTTTTCATTTCACTAAACCTTATTCTACAACGATTTAGATctataatacatttaatattaattgagaCCATGACTTAGTTTTATACAGGACAGCACGCATGCAAAAGTACAACACCTGTAACAATTAGAAACATGTTCTAAATATTATGATCAAGAGCGCAAAAATACAGTTAaaagaattatatttaaatggaTATTAAACTGAAATTAAAGTAATGAGAATAGAGAATAGCTGGGTTGGTACGGGCACATCATGAGAGGATGGTCATATTACTAAAAGAACCTTAAATAGGTTTAAGAAAAAGAGGAATACAGTAAAGAATATAGTATTCACGACTCACGAGTTCTACATGAACCGTTTCGAGAACGAAATAGTgagaattttaaaagataaaattaaaagaagaatcctcttactatatacttactttactCTACTCTTCATTGCTTTTACTCAATTCGCTGCCAGTATCGCTGGCGGACGTGGAGCGTAAACTAATTGAGGTCTCCTTGAACTGGCTGATGAAGTCTAGAAGTTTCTGCAGGTTCCTTTGTGTTTTTATCTGATTGGCCAGCAGTTGTCTCTTCTCGTCATTGTGCTCTTTCAAGTTTTTCGTCAATGATGCCGCGCGGGCTTCCAGTTTGCGGAGTTCTACGCAAAGCTCTATGTTTTTCTCTTGAAGGCGTTTACGCTCAGCTAATTTATCTGTGacatgaaatattaattattcatttttacattGCGTGACACTAAAttgaataacatttaattttataaaaaaatctactaaATTTTTCTTCCGCCGGACGTCAGTCCCAGCTACCGAGTTGCGCCTGGTTTGCACGAAACAAATCGCTTcagacctccgtaacctttgcaggaagtggtcctattctaaaatgtcgggaaccacacatcgTCCAATTTTAACCAACAGATTGCGCTAATTAATCTAAAATTACGTCAAATAGCGAGGCCGCGTTGGACTGTCTCGTCACTGAGTCCACACAGCAGTGACGTCACACTCACCTCTGAAGAGACAGGCGCCGCCGTCGCCGCCACCGAGCGCGGGGTCGGGCAGCGCGGCGCCGCAGCGGCAGCAGCGCCCGTCCGCGCCGCAGCCCGTGTGCTGCCACACCAGGCAGCCCGAGCACCACACCAGCAGCGATGTCACGTCTAGACAGACAATTTTTATGTCACAACTATATGGCCGATTCCGGACTCGAATAATTAAATGAGCCGATACCATTATCGAATAGGTACGAGAAATTCTTATCGACTCACTAGGGGAGCTAgagcgctttggaagcggtagtagttatagatttaagtgatgtgacgtcaataagtgatacattgcatccaaatttgaaaaataaatctattctattcttaaaacTTCCCATTCGGTAGTCGGGTGTTCAGAGGCGGCCGGCCATTCGCTCTGATAAATAGAGTGAAATGCGAACTGATATTTGTTTCACTGTTACAGACTAAGAATCACTTGAATTCACAGACAGAGGTCAGTGTCGGTTTCAATATGCTCTGTATTGAATAAAAACGGTACCGACCGAACTTTTTAGACTTCTGTGAACGAGAGTCGATAAGGGAGTCTGAATCATTAAGAGAAACCGGTATCCCTTATGGAATAAGATACAATGAGTCGAAACACGCCTCGGAGTCGAGATTACCCACGTCCAGTCTGAACTGATGAAAATATTGTGAAGACTGGTAAATGCAGGCAAACTAAATCTGGTGAAACCTGAACGATCAGTCagcttaatataaataatatcgcATTATGATTTTATGACGATGATTACAAATCTTCTTTCATCATAATTGAATGCATTTCTTACCATTCCTTCCACAGCCGTGACAAACTTTTTTATTCGACGGATACACAGGTTCGACTGACAGCCCGGCTGGCAATGACGCGGCCCACGCCGGCTTGTT is drawn from Amyelois transitella isolate CPQ chromosome 6, ilAmyTran1.1, whole genome shotgun sequence and contains these coding sequences:
- the LOC106131160 gene encoding malate dehydrogenase-like — its product is MFVLKRLPKLLCTKCITTPVRNCAVSVIGGASDIGQTLCMMLRAQPTVSKLIIYDKPDIINGVLMDLSHIPTDAHLKGYIGEETLDRALKEADLVLAVGAVPDKTTSKTQCTLKNTELIKTLAYKLSKLKTMPFVGITGDPLNVLVPMTSEILKNHQVYDPKKLFGITTIDSIRAQTLYALHNQWNPRECVVPVIGGHSKDSIIPLLSQAKPYCDMNGKSIHELIAKIRRSGDYVTEAKKGRPPTLSIAYSILIFARGILHALSGGVSKVNAFVENNDFGTGFFGGLVTVDDTGAIDMQRYSHLSQYECYLLERGIENIRKDVLKGKRILDLA